A part of Aminivibrio pyruvatiphilus genomic DNA contains:
- a CDS encoding FG-GAP repeat domain-containing protein, with translation MCRGIWKQAGAASRRLAAVFAAASVIWGFMGTAGIVSAEDPPPEPLASEWQKVMITKHRAIISFMDTDFGLKTFRGQTENLETDLSGYYGTNVITTTKANLAVKIGLLSLNSLVFSQSQAFGLVPQTRTIPDDFMGTQTFTKVPTGVICTSYLTRADADENNTFLWMELTGRNETTGTVGRIGRVLITGIHRPYYKYKFKADLSKIYAPALDQNVAHDMVAWDWNKDGYTDWLMNFITNPGGADDFENMRNSLVFVDGKSLYEACRGLGTPRVWQNTDASYTLGTNVVGGLTDVKPANSVRTAIGDMDGDGNPEVALYYTMVKAPDGLAHNNRLRIIRLTYNGVDAPEWEWFYALSENAGKWYLQYDSATVAMGDLDGDGFDELAVLYSTTPALYQNSKLYLDVWKIVNGEVTRPVRGVQISSGAKMASSSCPAVEASIDDLDGDGFDELVYVHTEAGNVNRLHINVHKWPVTEGVVVLTGMGTKYGYCLTDYDSTWTMHSSYVRFSMNTGMFAYPETEILKKQIGLVSTLPGSSGKEGLRWGIFSWNGTDGLALTAKGTRADGAMAGNVVPTITAADIDGDSMVLGEPTGFTVYDNIEPVFIIQAPPRHWDVLSEGGTTRIMDSFAVLNGYSTTMMGKASDSETTLTTKTSEGHWGASVGISVAQVHHRKENTTLFEAGLEYAGEAAHAHTYGTTVTTTASLSATAQYDDQVYFRANTHDVWRYPVLLPESQAFVTEDGVTYRKFVQFIVPRVIQSSFSSTAGKEVDWYDPWHNGLNLFSYPRTLEQTRDYPQGAASKLPDDFWEDINGLVLAKSTGQIMGNVDSTQSNFTMEVIGHDDVLDSLKNTVSGYAKLNLPSRGKFYKVTGHFGVHGDYSYGSDTITTSDKSKLGGITVSWPGVASYASPSGMTPSDQQFTVDAAIYASDTGTISFAYAVSRLAKLYSQIWGPGSPYKATADPALNLPRQWVINAGKWQENPFPGDAGRMRALHFEGATIVGSGGVSGQVMPINTEVTAHLRVYNYSFVPTGNVTVTLSFQPITSSTDLPDISKATLLGSRTIPSIPGRDSGTTNNWADLTKVFTTRSTQAVGYLHVSLTTDGGNLQTNNDQGHILVGVYDPANFVSSTRTASASESGGRLLKSAALGGRLNILPGSMSIRPLNEDGTFGEETAHLDPGRTAAVQGTIRFDHAQGIKDSTLLYVSVFLRDDKGFVSHRTIPLLKNGTEHVVRMLYTAPDIDRTFPLQMIVTSDILPAADDENPQGRTAAKIITVGSPDGGGCSAAGAAPLAVLLFLPVVLLKKR, from the coding sequence ATGTGCCGAGGAATATGGAAACAGGCCGGGGCGGCCTCTCGCAGGCTGGCGGCGGTATTTGCCGCCGCTTCCGTTATCTGGGGCTTTATGGGGACCGCCGGAATCGTGTCGGCGGAAGATCCGCCCCCCGAACCTCTTGCTTCGGAGTGGCAGAAAGTCATGATCACCAAACACAGGGCGATCATCTCCTTCATGGACACGGACTTCGGTCTGAAAACCTTCCGGGGGCAGACGGAAAACCTGGAGACCGACCTTTCCGGTTATTACGGGACCAATGTGATAACCACGACAAAGGCGAACCTTGCAGTGAAGATTGGACTCCTGTCACTCAACAGCCTGGTCTTCTCCCAGTCCCAGGCCTTCGGGCTCGTTCCGCAGACGAGGACCATCCCCGATGACTTCATGGGGACACAGACCTTCACCAAGGTTCCGACGGGGGTCATCTGCACGTCGTACCTGACGAGGGCGGATGCTGACGAGAACAATACATTCCTCTGGATGGAGCTTACCGGAAGGAACGAAACGACGGGAACCGTGGGGCGCATCGGAAGGGTGCTGATCACCGGCATTCACCGGCCCTACTATAAGTACAAGTTCAAAGCGGACCTCTCGAAAATATACGCTCCCGCCCTGGACCAGAACGTGGCCCACGACATGGTTGCCTGGGACTGGAACAAGGACGGCTACACGGACTGGCTGATGAACTTCATCACTAACCCAGGAGGCGCCGATGATTTTGAGAATATGAGAAATTCGCTTGTCTTTGTGGACGGGAAGTCACTGTACGAGGCCTGCAGGGGTCTGGGAACGCCCCGAGTCTGGCAGAACACGGATGCCTCTTACACCCTCGGGACAAACGTCGTGGGGGGGCTCACGGATGTCAAGCCCGCAAACAGCGTCAGGACAGCGATCGGAGACATGGACGGAGACGGAAATCCTGAAGTGGCCCTGTACTACACCATGGTCAAGGCTCCCGACGGGCTTGCACACAACAACCGGCTGAGGATCATCCGGCTGACGTACAATGGTGTCGACGCTCCGGAGTGGGAGTGGTTTTACGCGCTTTCCGAAAACGCCGGCAAATGGTACCTTCAATACGACAGCGCCACGGTCGCCATGGGGGACCTGGACGGCGACGGCTTCGACGAGCTGGCCGTGCTCTACAGCACGACCCCGGCGCTCTACCAGAATTCAAAGCTCTATCTCGATGTCTGGAAGATCGTCAACGGGGAAGTCACGCGGCCGGTCAGGGGTGTGCAGATAAGCTCCGGTGCTAAAATGGCGTCCAGTTCGTGCCCCGCAGTGGAGGCGTCCATCGACGACCTCGACGGCGACGGTTTCGATGAGCTTGTCTATGTGCACACCGAAGCCGGAAATGTAAACAGGCTCCATATCAACGTGCACAAATGGCCGGTGACCGAAGGCGTGGTAGTTCTTACAGGAATGGGGACCAAGTACGGCTACTGTCTGACCGACTATGACAGCACCTGGACCATGCACTCCAGTTACGTGCGTTTTTCCATGAACACAGGGATGTTCGCCTATCCCGAGACCGAAATACTCAAAAAGCAGATCGGCCTTGTATCCACCCTTCCAGGCTCCTCCGGCAAAGAAGGGCTCCGGTGGGGCATTTTCTCCTGGAACGGGACCGACGGGCTGGCGCTTACCGCCAAGGGCACCAGGGCTGACGGGGCGATGGCAGGCAATGTGGTGCCCACGATCACCGCCGCCGATATCGACGGGGACAGCATGGTCCTGGGAGAGCCCACCGGCTTCACCGTCTACGACAACATCGAGCCGGTCTTCATAATCCAGGCTCCCCCGAGGCACTGGGACGTCCTCTCCGAAGGGGGCACGACCAGGATCATGGACTCCTTCGCGGTGCTCAACGGGTATTCGACGACGATGATGGGCAAGGCATCGGACTCCGAGACGACCCTCACCACGAAAACAAGCGAGGGGCACTGGGGCGCGTCCGTAGGGATTTCGGTCGCGCAGGTCCATCACCGGAAAGAGAACACCACCCTCTTCGAAGCCGGGCTGGAATATGCCGGAGAGGCCGCCCACGCCCATACCTATGGAACCACGGTCACCACTACGGCCAGCCTGTCAGCCACTGCCCAGTACGACGACCAGGTGTATTTCCGGGCCAACACCCACGACGTCTGGCGCTACCCGGTTCTTCTGCCCGAGTCCCAGGCATTTGTAACAGAGGACGGCGTGACGTACAGAAAATTCGTCCAGTTCATCGTCCCCAGGGTCATCCAGTCGAGTTTCTCCTCCACAGCCGGGAAGGAGGTCGACTGGTACGATCCGTGGCACAACGGGCTGAACCTGTTCTCCTACCCCAGGACACTGGAGCAGACCAGGGACTACCCCCAGGGTGCGGCATCGAAGCTCCCTGATGACTTCTGGGAGGACATCAACGGCCTCGTTCTTGCCAAGAGCACGGGGCAGATCATGGGAAACGTGGACAGCACACAGTCGAACTTCACCATGGAGGTCATTGGACATGATGATGTACTGGATTCGCTCAAGAACACCGTTTCCGGATACGCAAAACTCAACCTTCCCAGCCGGGGCAAGTTCTATAAGGTGACAGGACACTTCGGTGTTCATGGTGACTATTCCTACGGCTCGGACACCATCACCACATCGGACAAAAGCAAGCTGGGCGGAATAACCGTCTCATGGCCGGGCGTAGCCAGCTACGCAAGCCCTTCGGGAATGACCCCCTCCGACCAGCAGTTCACCGTGGATGCAGCAATTTACGCGAGCGATACCGGCACCATCTCCTTCGCCTACGCGGTCTCGAGACTTGCCAAACTCTATTCCCAGATCTGGGGACCCGGTTCGCCGTACAAGGCGACCGCCGACCCTGCCCTCAACCTGCCCCGGCAGTGGGTCATCAACGCGGGGAAATGGCAGGAAAACCCCTTCCCCGGAGACGCGGGGCGGATGCGGGCCCTCCATTTCGAGGGAGCGACAATTGTCGGCTCCGGCGGCGTGAGCGGCCAGGTCATGCCCATCAACACCGAGGTGACCGCACACCTGCGGGTGTACAACTACAGCTTCGTTCCCACCGGCAACGTCACCGTCACCCTCAGTTTCCAGCCCATCACCTCGAGCACCGACCTGCCGGATATCAGCAAGGCCACCCTTCTAGGCTCCAGGACGATTCCATCCATCCCGGGACGGGACAGCGGAACAACCAACAACTGGGCGGACCTGACCAAGGTCTTCACCACCCGCAGCACCCAGGCGGTGGGGTATCTGCACGTTTCTCTCACCACCGACGGAGGGAATCTCCAGACGAACAACGACCAGGGACATATCCTGGTGGGCGTGTATGACCCTGCAAACTTCGTGAGTTCCACCCGGACGGCCTCGGCATCCGAAAGCGGCGGCAGGCTCCTGAAAAGTGCGGCATTGGGCGGGCGGCTGAACATCCTTCCCGGTTCCATGTCCATACGGCCGCTGAACGAAGACGGCACCTTCGGAGAGGAAACGGCGCATCTCGACCCGGGAAGGACCGCAGCAGTCCAGGGGACGATCCGGTTCGACCACGCCCAGGGGATAAAGGACAGCACCCTTCTCTACGTGTCCGTTTTTCTGCGGGACGACAAGGGGTTTGTCAGCCACCGGACCATCCCCCTGCTTAAAAACGGCACGGAGCACGTCGTCCGCATGCTCTACACCGCGCCTGACATCGACAGGACGTTCCCGCTGCAGATGATCGTCACGTCGGACATCCTGCCGGCTGCCGACGACGAGAACCCCCAAGGACGCACCGCGGCGAAAATCATTACGGTGGGCAGCCCCGACGGGGGGGGATGCTCCGCAGCGGGTGCAGCGCCTCTTGCTGTGCTGCTGTTCCTTCCGGTTGTATTGTTGAAAAAAAGGTAA
- a CDS encoding HDOD domain-containing protein, with protein sequence MEYVSVSRLKSGMVLSGDLIAPNGRFILPKGARLTPKNIMSLKIWGVSEVPVAKAKEPEEPGGDDLLYSSAVMEEARKMVLDLFSGIPPASSLMEEVFTVAVRVSAGRIAEGLPAKSPETFTLSLPVKPRISDEKIDMEDILRTEVGLSSFPDVYFRVSEALQSPKSSVSHIADLISKDTALSAILLKLANSAIYGVPGRVDSISRATALIGGRALSLLALGVSAIQNFKDIPVEWVNMESFWKHSVSVAVIAQILASKKNPRIIEQAFVAGMLHDIGRLVLFRHAPFTMARLITAAAERRAPLTIIEKEVLGFDHGELGGKLLERWNFPLSLSDMVLQSHETEEQVKDFPSALLAASDVLAATIGEGNSGSLHASPIPDSVWKVVDLPCSVIDMTARQAHRQISEIYSLFKGGDDDGKTVPHS encoded by the coding sequence ATGGAATACGTATCCGTCAGCCGTCTTAAATCGGGCATGGTGCTTTCCGGGGATCTTATCGCCCCGAACGGCCGGTTCATTCTGCCCAAGGGAGCCCGCCTGACCCCGAAGAACATCATGAGTCTCAAGATCTGGGGAGTCTCCGAGGTTCCTGTCGCCAAGGCAAAAGAACCGGAAGAACCGGGCGGGGATGACCTTCTCTATTCCTCCGCCGTCATGGAAGAAGCCCGGAAAATGGTGCTTGACCTTTTCTCAGGCATCCCGCCGGCCTCCTCCCTCATGGAGGAAGTATTCACCGTCGCCGTGAGAGTCAGCGCGGGACGGATCGCCGAAGGACTTCCCGCGAAAAGTCCGGAGACCTTCACCTTGTCCCTTCCTGTGAAACCCCGAATTTCCGACGAAAAAATCGACATGGAGGACATCCTCAGAACGGAAGTGGGTCTCTCGTCCTTTCCCGACGTATACTTCCGCGTTTCGGAGGCCCTCCAGTCCCCGAAGAGCTCCGTCTCCCACATTGCCGACCTCATCAGCAAGGACACCGCCCTTTCGGCCATCCTTCTCAAGCTGGCCAACAGCGCCATCTACGGTGTTCCCGGGAGAGTGGACTCCATATCCCGGGCGACCGCCCTTATCGGCGGACGGGCCCTTTCCCTGCTCGCCCTCGGCGTTTCCGCCATTCAGAACTTCAAGGATATTCCCGTGGAATGGGTCAACATGGAATCCTTCTGGAAACACTCCGTGTCCGTTGCGGTTATCGCCCAGATCCTCGCGTCGAAGAAAAACCCGAGGATCATCGAACAGGCTTTCGTAGCCGGGATGCTCCACGACATCGGGCGGCTCGTCCTTTTCCGGCACGCCCCCTTTACCATGGCGCGCCTCATTACGGCAGCGGCCGAGCGGAGGGCTCCCCTGACCATCATAGAGAAGGAGGTCCTCGGCTTCGACCATGGCGAGCTCGGCGGAAAGCTCCTGGAGCGGTGGAATTTCCCCTTGTCCCTCTCCGACATGGTCCTGCAGAGCCACGAAACGGAAGAACAGGTAAAGGATTTTCCCTCCGCCCTTCTGGCCGCCTCCGACGTTCTCGCGGCGACCATCGGCGAGGGGAACAGCGGGTCTCTTCACGCCTCCCCCATACCTGACAGCGTCTGGAAAGTGGTGGACCTTCCCTGTTCCGTAATCGACATGACTGCGCGGCAGGCACACCGGCAGATTTCCGAAATTTACAGCCTTTTCAAAGGCGGCGATGACGATGGAAAAACAGTTCCTCACTCTTGA
- a CDS encoding HD domain-containing phosphohydrolase codes for MEKQFLTLEKLQNRIISLEEERIAVTNALDIALKINDIQPDAAAEATVESILALCYERTGKLIGLRGGAFFLFREEDAGFQLAFASSPEAKKKIEKELPALIDDGTLAWVVQTERAVTARLTTGEDAFLHALATPGRTMGAFIGILRDRKEDILDICYALLSIYFSQVAGVLQNRELFRVAKKENSSLSSAVNVLRETEEKLVSLNRTLEEMVRERTRELEKINERLLAEIAERKRKEEALLESEELSASLLNHSPNPILVVNPDTSVKYINFSLEQLTGYSLVEVINRKAPYPWWGEDDLHFMTEYYGMVTARGASKREHLFRKKNGAPLWVEVSMTTIFGENGPKYSIANWVDITERKMAESAREHAEQLLTETNAKLRDTVDGIVVSMAKVVETRDPYTAGHQERVARLAIAIAREMGLPEEQVRGVGVAAVLHDLGKIDVPAEILSKPSRLKDKEYSLIQDHCIAGYEILKNVDFPWPVAKAVLQHHERMDGSGYPYGTGGDDILMESRILAVADVVEAMSSHRPYRPSLGLEQGLGEITRFRGKGFDENVTDACLAIFARGESPWE; via the coding sequence ATGGAAAAACAGTTCCTCACTCTTGAAAAGCTTCAGAACAGGATCATTTCTCTGGAAGAAGAGCGCATTGCCGTCACCAACGCCCTCGACATCGCGCTCAAGATCAACGACATCCAGCCGGACGCCGCCGCGGAAGCCACGGTAGAGTCCATCCTCGCTCTCTGCTACGAGCGCACAGGCAAACTCATCGGTCTCAGGGGCGGAGCATTCTTCCTCTTCAGGGAGGAGGACGCAGGATTCCAGCTCGCTTTCGCCAGTTCCCCCGAGGCGAAAAAGAAGATCGAGAAGGAACTTCCCGCCCTCATCGACGACGGGACCCTCGCCTGGGTGGTCCAGACGGAGCGCGCCGTTACCGCCAGGCTCACCACGGGTGAGGACGCCTTTCTCCACGCACTCGCCACGCCGGGGCGGACCATGGGAGCCTTCATCGGAATCCTGAGGGACAGAAAAGAGGACATCCTCGACATCTGCTATGCCCTGCTCTCCATCTACTTCAGCCAGGTAGCGGGAGTCCTGCAGAACCGGGAACTCTTCCGCGTGGCGAAGAAGGAGAACAGCAGTCTGTCTTCCGCCGTCAACGTCCTTCGGGAGACGGAGGAAAAGCTCGTCTCGCTGAACCGGACCCTCGAGGAGATGGTCCGGGAGAGAACCCGGGAACTGGAGAAAATAAACGAACGGCTCCTGGCGGAGATCGCCGAGCGGAAGCGCAAGGAGGAAGCGCTGCTCGAAAGCGAGGAACTCTCCGCGAGCCTGCTCAATCACTCACCGAACCCCATCCTGGTGGTCAACCCCGACACATCGGTGAAGTACATCAACTTCTCTCTTGAACAACTCACGGGCTACTCCCTGGTGGAGGTCATCAACCGCAAGGCACCTTACCCCTGGTGGGGTGAAGACGACCTCCATTTCATGACGGAATACTACGGGATGGTCACCGCAAGGGGAGCATCAAAAAGAGAGCACCTTTTCAGGAAAAAAAACGGAGCCCCTCTCTGGGTCGAAGTCAGCATGACCACCATCTTCGGAGAGAACGGCCCGAAGTACTCCATCGCCAACTGGGTGGACATCACCGAGCGCAAGATGGCGGAGTCGGCCAGGGAACACGCCGAACAGCTTCTCACGGAGACGAACGCCAAGCTCCGGGACACCGTGGACGGCATCGTGGTCTCCATGGCCAAGGTGGTCGAGACCCGGGATCCCTACACAGCGGGCCACCAGGAGCGGGTCGCCCGGCTCGCCATAGCCATCGCACGGGAAATGGGGCTGCCCGAAGAGCAGGTCCGTGGCGTGGGCGTGGCGGCTGTTCTTCACGACCTGGGAAAAATTGACGTGCCTGCGGAGATCCTGAGCAAACCCTCCCGGCTGAAGGACAAGGAATACAGCCTCATCCAGGACCACTGCATTGCCGGATACGAAATTCTGAAGAACGTGGACTTCCCGTGGCCCGTGGCAAAAGCCGTGCTCCAGCACCACGAGCGAATGGACGGTTCCGGATATCCTTACGGAACGGGAGGGGATGACATCCTCATGGAGTCCAGAATTCTTGCCGTAGCGGATGTAGTGGAGGCCATGTCCTCCCACCGCCCCTACAGGCCGAGCCTCGGCCTCGAACAGGGTCTGGGGGAAATCACCAGGTTCCGCGGAAAGGGATTCGACGAGAATGTAACGGATGCCTGCCTGGCCATCTTCGCCAGGGGAGAGTCCCCCTGGGAGTGA
- a CDS encoding CHASE domain-containing protein has translation MAFFLLPLLAAGAFFIMENIRREEERLKSELLRTAELMAQSLDAGSMDAFSGTAGDVHLPDYRQLKDHLQTLRQFFPSFRFLYLMGKTEEGQVFFHVDSEEEQSKDYSAPGQVYEEAPPVLFRVFRYGRAETAGPYADRWGEWVSAFVPLGTGKGSGFPVVFGLDMDAAAWKKSVRQAGIFPLAAMLLLCLLVLAGGVFLDWRAGLPHERRRRFRAAEAVIVVLAGTLITSASFVTSRRWAGDERDVLFSRLADGYTAPILEELNDIRNIRLEALASFFEGSETVDYGEFLEFAKFLSRDSVVQSWEWVSAVPVSERKAFEERIRSEGLPGFAVWPLGGEDGHIPGENRDIHYVVTYVTPREGNETALGYDMGTEPVRRKSIEEAARTGLMVGSDPVELVQETEGEKGILAIRPVFFPEGGRMQGFALAGIRLRDLLERSARFAEDRERPSAVAGLYLLRPGKPAELLADSWPGHAARGEEDCLRNPGTVIFPLLIFGKTLLIAAHEGPAFEELYPGGTGWGVLLAGLFLTAAMAVLTAVLAGRGEELELLVGERTGSLRKSESLLRKTQEIARLGSWELELATMRLTWSDEVYVLFGLPGGETIPTYDAFLEAVHPDDRERVDAAYRLSLTRNDDGYEIEHRIVKRDTGEVLFVQERCAHFRDESGKIVRSVGMVHDITERKRFELSLVEAKEELAGSNLSLGRALLRAQEMADKAEAANTAKSQFLANVSHEIRTPLNGVIGMSVLLRDTPLNREQQEYADIIRSSGESLLALINDILDFSKMEAGKLELLEEDFDFRKFMDEMLSLGALRASAKGLGFSGSVGLSVPDRVRGDRRRIGQILTNLLDNAVKFTEKGRIRVTVREEKRTGHSGELTLRFAVADTGIGVPEFASERLFTKFTQLDPSSTRKYGGTGLGLAISRELAELMGGTAGAVSPSGLPGGGPGAEFWFTVKVLEASSPAGGKEDGVPFARKKGSAAEGLKNLRILAVEDNAVNRRVITAMLRGAGVSADTAESGREALEALEKTRYDAVLLDVQMPEMDGMETVRRIRRVEKEREMPRVPVIAMTAHAMAGDRERCLDAGMDEYLAKPVERERLFEILCRLVRGGKAAETCLDKQVLSGPPAVFGAERLLDNLAGDAEAAGEVLKEFLREIPAELAGIEACAAAGDRAGVSGHAHSLKGAAAGIGGDALRSAAFEIEQASRQGDGDSVLSLLPGLRRQFDLLEKAIKTYLGEEE, from the coding sequence TTGGCCTTTTTTCTTCTTCCGCTCCTGGCTGCAGGGGCTTTTTTCATCATGGAGAACATCCGCCGGGAAGAAGAGCGGCTGAAAAGCGAGCTGCTCCGTACGGCGGAGCTGATGGCCCAGTCTCTTGACGCCGGGAGCATGGACGCTTTTTCAGGAACAGCCGGGGATGTCCATCTCCCGGACTACAGGCAGCTGAAGGATCATCTTCAGACTCTCAGGCAGTTTTTTCCGTCGTTTCGATTTCTCTATCTCATGGGAAAAACGGAAGAGGGGCAGGTTTTTTTTCATGTGGATTCCGAAGAAGAGCAATCAAAGGACTATTCCGCACCCGGGCAGGTGTATGAGGAAGCCCCGCCCGTTCTTTTCAGAGTGTTCCGCTATGGAAGAGCGGAGACAGCGGGCCCTTACGCCGACCGGTGGGGAGAGTGGGTCAGCGCTTTCGTGCCCCTGGGAACAGGAAAAGGATCCGGCTTTCCCGTGGTTTTCGGCCTGGACATGGACGCTGCCGCCTGGAAGAAGAGTGTGCGGCAGGCCGGAATCTTCCCCCTGGCGGCGATGCTGCTCCTTTGCCTTCTGGTCCTTGCGGGAGGTGTTTTTCTCGACTGGCGGGCTGGCCTGCCCCACGAGAGGCGGAGGCGGTTCCGGGCTGCAGAGGCGGTGATCGTGGTTCTGGCGGGAACCCTCATCACGTCGGCTTCCTTCGTCACCTCACGCCGCTGGGCGGGGGATGAACGGGACGTCCTTTTCTCAAGGCTTGCCGACGGATACACGGCCCCGATCCTTGAAGAGCTGAACGATATACGGAACATAAGGCTCGAAGCTCTGGCCTCCTTTTTCGAGGGGTCGGAAACCGTAGATTACGGGGAATTTCTCGAGTTCGCGAAGTTCCTCTCCCGGGACTCCGTCGTCCAGTCCTGGGAGTGGGTATCTGCAGTTCCGGTAAGTGAAAGGAAAGCCTTCGAGGAGCGAATCCGGTCCGAAGGGCTTCCGGGCTTTGCCGTATGGCCCCTGGGCGGGGAAGACGGACACATCCCCGGTGAAAATCGGGATATCCACTATGTGGTTACCTACGTGACGCCCAGGGAGGGAAACGAGACTGCTCTCGGCTACGATATGGGGACTGAACCGGTTCGCCGAAAATCTATCGAAGAGGCGGCGCGGACAGGGCTCATGGTCGGAAGCGACCCGGTAGAACTTGTGCAGGAGACGGAGGGGGAGAAAGGGATCCTTGCCATCAGGCCCGTGTTTTTCCCGGAGGGCGGGAGAATGCAGGGGTTCGCCCTGGCTGGAATACGGCTCCGGGACCTCCTGGAACGTTCCGCCCGGTTCGCCGAAGACAGGGAGCGTCCGTCGGCCGTGGCGGGGCTCTATCTCCTCCGGCCCGGAAAGCCGGCGGAGCTTCTGGCCGACTCATGGCCCGGTCATGCCGCCAGGGGGGAGGAAGACTGCCTCCGGAATCCCGGGACAGTAATATTCCCTCTGCTCATCTTCGGCAAAACGCTGCTCATCGCGGCTCACGAGGGGCCGGCCTTCGAGGAACTCTATCCTGGCGGGACAGGATGGGGCGTTTTGTTGGCAGGCCTGTTTTTGACGGCTGCCATGGCCGTTCTCACCGCCGTCCTTGCAGGCCGCGGGGAGGAGCTGGAGCTGCTCGTCGGAGAAAGGACGGGGTCCCTGAGAAAGAGCGAAAGCCTGCTCCGCAAAACCCAGGAGATTGCCCGCCTCGGAAGCTGGGAACTCGAACTGGCAACCATGAGGCTGACCTGGAGTGACGAGGTGTATGTCCTTTTCGGCCTGCCCGGAGGAGAAACCATTCCCACCTATGATGCCTTTCTGGAAGCGGTGCACCCCGACGACCGGGAACGGGTCGACGCCGCCTACAGGCTCTCTCTTACCCGGAATGATGACGGCTACGAAATCGAGCACAGAATAGTGAAAAGGGACACTGGTGAAGTTCTTTTCGTTCAGGAACGGTGCGCTCATTTCAGGGACGAGTCTGGAAAGATTGTCCGTTCTGTGGGTATGGTACATGACATAACGGAAAGGAAGAGGTTCGAGCTGAGCCTTGTGGAGGCGAAGGAGGAACTTGCCGGGTCGAATCTTTCCCTCGGCCGGGCTCTGCTGAGAGCGCAGGAAATGGCGGATAAGGCGGAAGCAGCGAACACGGCCAAAAGTCAGTTCCTGGCCAATGTGAGCCATGAGATCCGTACCCCGCTCAATGGTGTCATCGGCATGTCGGTCCTTCTCAGGGATACCCCCCTGAACAGGGAGCAGCAGGAATACGCCGATATTATCAGGTCGAGCGGAGAGTCCCTTCTGGCTCTTATCAATGATATTCTTGACTTTTCAAAGATGGAGGCGGGGAAGCTTGAACTGCTGGAAGAGGATTTCGACTTCCGGAAATTCATGGACGAAATGCTCTCCCTGGGGGCCCTTCGGGCCTCGGCCAAGGGGCTCGGCTTTTCCGGATCGGTGGGGCTGTCGGTCCCGGACCGTGTGCGGGGTGACAGGAGGAGAATCGGGCAGATTCTGACCAACCTTCTGGACAACGCCGTCAAGTTCACCGAAAAAGGGCGGATAAGGGTCACGGTCAGGGAGGAGAAACGAACGGGACATTCCGGGGAGCTGACCCTCAGGTTTGCCGTGGCGGATACAGGAATAGGAGTGCCTGAATTCGCCTCGGAACGGCTCTTCACAAAATTTACCCAGCTTGATCCCTCGTCGACGAGAAAATACGGCGGAACGGGGCTGGGCCTGGCAATTTCTAGGGAGCTTGCGGAACTCATGGGCGGAACAGCCGGTGCGGTGAGCCCTTCCGGGCTGCCTGGCGGAGGACCTGGAGCGGAGTTCTGGTTCACGGTAAAAGTGCTCGAAGCCTCCTCTCCCGCAGGAGGAAAGGAAGACGGGGTGCCGTTTGCCCGGAAAAAGGGCTCCGCGGCGGAAGGGCTCAAAAACCTGCGGATTCTTGCGGTGGAGGACAATGCTGTTAACCGCCGGGTTATCACCGCCATGCTCCGTGGGGCGGGAGTGTCGGCCGATACGGCGGAGAGTGGACGGGAGGCCCTGGAAGCCCTGGAAAAAACCCGCTACGATGCCGTGCTGCTCGATGTCCAGATGCCCGAAATGGACGGCATGGAGACGGTCAGGAGAATCCGGAGGGTCGAAAAGGAGAGGGAAATGCCGCGAGTTCCGGTTATCGCCATGACGGCCCACGCAATGGCGGGTGACAGGGAACGGTGCCTCGATGCGGGCATGGACGAATATCTTGCCAAGCCCGTAGAGCGGGAAAGGCTTTTTGAAATTCTCTGCAGACTCGTTCGGGGAGGAAAAGCTGCCGAAACCTGCCTGGACAAGCAGGTACTCTCCGGCCCTCCCGCAGTTTTTGGGGCGGAGAGACTGCTGGATAATCTTGCGGGCGACGCAGAGGCTGCAGGAGAAGTGCTGAAGGAGTTCCTCCGGGAAATCCCCGCTGAACTGGCAGGGATAGAGGCGTGCGCCGCAGCGGGGGACCGGGCGGGAGTTTCAGGCCACGCCCACTCGCTCAAGGGGGCGGCGGCCGGAATCGGAGGAGACGCTCTGCGGAGCGCCGCGTTCGAAATTGAACAAGCATCGAGGCAGGGAGACGGGGATAGCGTGCTTTCACTTCTGCCAGGGCTCCGGCGGCAGTTTGATCTGCTCGAAAAAGCCATTAAGACATATCTTGGGGAAGAAGAATGA